A window of Cystobacter fuscus DSM 2262 genomic DNA:
CTGGTGGTCGGCCTCGTACACGGCGGCCACCATGTGGCCCGACACCTCCGCGCCCAGCCGCACCGTATGGCGGCTGGCGGGGCGGAAGCTGGCGATGTTGTAGATCTGCCCTCGGGTGAGCACCAGCTTGACCGGCCGGCCGAGCTCGCGCGCGGCCAGGGCGACCAGCGGCGTATGCGCCTGCATCGCGTTCTTCTGACCGAAGCCTCCGCCCACCGTGGGGGAGAACACCTTGATCTTGTCCGGTGACAAGCCGAACACCCTGGCCAGCCCGTGCCGGACCGCCTCGGCGTTCTGCGTCGGCTCACAGACCGTGAGGGTTCCGTCGGACCACTCCGCCACGGTGGTCAATAGCTCCATGGGGTTCTGGTGCTGGGGTGGACCCCGGAAGGTCGCGTCCACGCGTACCGCGGCCGACGCCAGTGCTCCGTCCGCATCGCCCACGACCTTGTCCGCGTAGGCGGGCTTGGGCAGGGGCGAGTCCGCCTGGGGGAGGATTTCCGCACCGGGCGCGTCCAGCGTCACGCTGATGGATTCCTGTTCGTACGTGGCGCGAACGAGCGCCGCGCCCTCGCGTGCCGCCTCGAGCGTGTCGGCCACCACCAGGGCGATGGGTTGCCCGCGATGGGCGATCGCCGTGTCCAGCAGGGGTTGCAGGCTCTGGACGCTGTACCCGCCGCTCATCAAGAACCCGGCGGACCGCATGCCCGCCGTGTCGAGGTGGGTCAGCACCCGGCGCACGCCAGGCACGGCGAGGGCCGCTTCCGTGTCGAGGCTCGTGAGGCGGCCACGGCCAATGGTGGCCACCGCGAGCCACGCGTGGGCGAGCCCGGGACCGACATGGTCGGCGGCGTACCGTGTCGCGCCGCGAACCTTGTCGCGCGCATCGACGCGGGGAATGTCTGGATGACTGCCTCGAGCATTCATGACGGTTCCGCCCTTCTTCGTGCGATCAACAACGCGTCCGTGACCGTGCGCGCCCCCAGCTCGACCTTGAATGCGTTCTGACGGCCTGGTTTCGCGGCCGCGAACGCGGCCTGGCCCGCGCGTCGTGCGACGTCCTCGGTCAGGAGTTGGCCGAGCAGCACGTTCTCGGCCTCCGGCGACCGCCAGGGCCGGGTCGCCACGCCGCCCAGGGCGACCCGCGCCTCGGTGACCACGCCGCCCTCGAGCCGGACGGCGACGGCCGCCGACGTGAGCGCGAACGCATAGGACTCCCGGTCACGGATCTTGTGATAGGTCGACCCACGGCCCGCCCGGGACGTCGGCACACGAATACGGACGAGCAATTCGTCGGGGGCGAGCACCGTTTCGATGTCGGGCGTGGAGCCCGGCTCCCGATGCAGCTCGCGCAGCGGGATGGAGCGCTCGCCTCGCGGGCTCAGCGTGTCCACCACCGCATCGAAGGCCAGCAGGGCGATGGCCCAGTCCCCTGGATACACCGCGCTGCAAGCGTCGCTCGCGCCGAGGATCGCGTGGCCCCGATCCAGGCCCTCGCGTGCCGCGCAGCCGCTGCCGGGAGCGCGCTTGTTGCAGGGAAACACCTCTCCGCCGCGGAAATAGGCACAGCGGGTGCGCTGCAACAGATTCGGACCGACCCGGGCCATGTTGCGCAACTGCTGCGAGGCGGCCTTGGCCAGGGACTCCGACAGCGCGGGATAGTCCTCGCGCAGCCGGAGATCGGCGGCGACGTCACTCATCCGGGCCAGCGCCCCGAAGACCAGCTCATGCGACCCGGAGGTATCGACGCGCGCGAGCATGTCCAAGCGGGACACGTCGATGAGGGTGCGGGGGGCCTCCGCGCCCAGCTTCATGAGATCGAAGAGCGTGGTGCCGCCGGCCAGGAACCGGGTGCCGGGTCCGCCGTCGGCCATGGCCCGGATGGCTTCCGCGGGAGTCGAGGGCCGCACGTACGTGAAGCGTTGCATGGCTCAGGTCCCTCCCATCTTCGGGGCGGCTTGCTGGATGGCGGCGAGGATTCCCGCGTACGCACCGCAGCGGCACAGGTTGCCGCTCATGTACTCGCGGATCTGCTCCGGGGACGTGGCGTGGCCCTCGCGAACACAGGCCACCGCCGCCATGATCTGCCCGGGTGTGCAATAGCCGCACTGCAGGGCATCGTGATCGATGAAGGCCTGCTGCATGGGGTGCAGCGGCCCGTCCTTCGGTGACAGCCCCTCGATCGTCGTGAGCTCCTGCTCATCGGCCTGGACGGCGACGGTGAGGCAGGACGCGACACGGCGGCCCCCGAGGTGGACGGTGCAGGCCCCACACTGGCCATGGTCACAGCCCTTCTTGGCACCAGTCAGTTGGAGTTGCTCGCGCAGGACATCCAGCAGGGACGAGCGCGGATCGAGCTCGAGCTCGGTCGTCGTTCCATTGACGAGGAGCCGGGTGGTCGTCCTCGGGTTGTTCACCGGCCTGTCGGGAGCCGTACAGGCCGTTCCGAGCGCCGACACTCCGCCGGCCGAGACCGCCACGGCGAGGGTGCCCACGGTGAACTCGCGTCGGGAGAGAGGAAGGTCTGCCTTTGGCTCGGCGCTGGCGTCCGGCGTGTCGGGTGTCTCAGGTGTCTTCATGTGCGTCCCCGGGAGCGGGTCATCGCCGTGTGGGCCCGGTTCGATCACCCGGGCCGCATATGGATAGAGGGACGCGGTGGCCCGGAGAAGACGAGGGAGATTGTCTTCACCTTTCAGGATCCACGAACAATGCGGAGTGGCGGGGCGCGGAGGCGCTGCATCGCTTCGCCGCCTCGCGTCAAGGCCCCTCGCGCCGAAGAGGCGCGACAGAGGCTCGCCCCCCCCCGCGCAGTGGTTACGGAAATTCACCTATAGTGGGATTTTCAACACCTCCCACTTTCGGAGCAGTGATGTCGAAGAGTGCCCATCTGGCTTCCCAGGGAATGAGCCACCAGGACGTGCTCGCGCGGATGCGCGCGATGCGCACCGACGATGCCCGCTGGCAGGAGGGCCGCACGTGGAGCCTCGTCTACAACGCGGGCGAGGAGCTCCGCCGGGTGGCCGCCGAGGCCTATACCGAGTTCATGTCCGAAAATGGCCTGAGCCCCCTGGCCTTCCCCAGCCTGAGGCGCTTCGAGGCCGAGGTGCTGACGATCGCGGCGGAGCTGTTTCACGGAGACACGGCCGCCGGCACCATGACGTCCGGTGGCACCGAGTCCATCCTCATGGCCATCAAGACGGCGCGTGACTTCGCCCGGGCCGAGCGTGGCATCACCGAGCCGGAGATGGTGTTGCCCGCCTCGGTGCACCCCGCCTTCCAGAAGGCGGCGCACTACTTCGGGGTCAAGGCGTTGAACATCCCCGTCGGGGCGGATCTGCGCGCCGACGTGGAGGCCATGCGCGCCGCCATTGGTCCGCGCACGGTGCTCGTCGTCGGCTCGGCGCCCTCCTATCCGCACGGGGTGGTGGATCCCATCTCCGAGCTGGCCGCCTTGGCCCAGGAGAAAGGCGTGCTCTTCCACGTGGATGCGTGCCTGGGCGGCTTCCTGCTGCCCTTCGCGCGACGGCTCGGCCATGCCATCCCCGAGTTCGACTTCGCGGTGCCCGGGGTCACCAGCATCTCGGCGGACCTGCACAAGTACGGCTACGCGGCCAAGGGCGCGTCCGTCGTCCTCTACCGCACGCCCGAGCTGCGCCGGTACCAGTTCTTCACCTTCGCCGGGTGGAGCGGCGGCCTCTACGCCTCGCCCTCCATGGCGGGCACGCGCCCCGGAGGCGCCATCGCCGCGGCCTGGGCCGTGCTCAAGTACCTCGGCGAGGAGGGCTACCTGCGGCTGTCGCGCCAGGTGCTCGACACCTCCCGGGCCCTGCGCGAGGGCATCGCCGCGGTGCCCGGGTTGAAGCTGCTGGGGGATCCCTCGCTGAGCATCTTCGCGTTCTCCTCGGACTCGCTGGATGTCTACGCCCTGGGGGATGCCATGGAGGCGCGGGGCTGGAAGCTGGACCGGCAGATGTCGCCGCCCGCGCTGCACCTGATGGTGACGCCCGCCCATGCGGCGGTGGTACAGCCCTTCCTCGCGGACTTGCGCGCGTGTGCCGCGCTGCTCGCCTCCGGCGCGCCCGCACCGGATGGCAGCGCCGCCATGTACGGCATGCTGGGCTCCATTCCCGACCGCGCCCAGGCCGAGGGCTTCCTCCTGCAGTTCATGGACGGGCTGTACTCGGCGGAATGATCGGACCTCTTCAAGTCCTGGCCCTGGTGGGCTTTCCGGCACTGGCCCTGCTCGCCGCGCGCCACGTCAAACAGGTGGCGTGGGTGGGGCCGGTGGTCGTCTGCTACGCCTTTGGCATCCTGCTGGGCAACGTGCCGGGCGTGGTGCTGTCGGAGCGGCTGAGCCTGTCGGTGAGCGAGGCCGCCGTGCCGCTCGCCATCCCCCTGCTGCTGTTCTCCACGGACGTGCGCCGGTGGTGGCGGCTGGCGCGCTCCACGTTGCTGTCGTTCGTCCTGGCGTGTGCGTCGGCCATGGCGGGCTCGGCGCTCGTGGGCCTCCTGGTCCGGGAGCGCTCGGACGAGTGGTGGAAGATGTCCGGCATGCTGGTGGGCGTCTACACGGGGGGCACCGCCAACATGAACGCCATCGGGCTGGCGCTCCGGGTGCGCGAGGAGACGCTCATCCTCTTGAACACCGCGGACATCGTCGTGGGGGCCGTGTACCTGCTCTTCCTCGTGACGGTGGCGCAGCGGCTCGCCCTGAAGTTCCTGCCGCCTTTTCCCAGGGCCACGGGCTGGGACGACGCGCCGGAGCAGGGGCGGGCGGAGCTCTGCCCGCGGCGACAGGTGGGGGGCATGGTGCTGGCCCTGCTGCTGGCGGCGGCGCTCGTGGGCCTGTCGGTGGGGGCGTCCCAGGTGGTGATGGGGGGCTTGGAGCCGCCGCTGGTGTTGCTGGTGCTGACCTCGTTGAGCCTGGCCGCGTCCTTCCTCCCGGCGGTGCGCCACCTGCCCAGCTACGCGCTGGGGGACTACGCGCTGCTCGTCTTCTGCGTGGCGGTGGGCACGCTCGCGGACGCCAGCCGCCTGGGGGAGGCGAGCCTGTTCGTCTTCGCCTTCTGCGCGGCGGTGGTGGGGGTGTCCGTGGGGCTGCACTTCGCGCTCGCGGCGCTCTTCCGCATCGACGCGGACACCGCGCTCATCACCTCCACGGCCACCATCTTCGGGCCGCCCTTCATCGGTCCGGTGGCGCGCGCGCTGCGCAACCGCGAGCTCGTGGTGTCCGGGCTCACCACGGGACTCATGGGCTACGCGGTGGGAACCTACCTGGGTCTGGCCGTGGCCTGGTTGCTGCGGCCCTGAAGCACTTCTTCAATCCGCTCGCGCGAGGCGGTATGAGCACGGGGGAGCGCGCCCTCATGTCCACTCCGCCCCCCCCTTCCTCCGCGTCACGCTCCACGGCCCTGTCCCTCCTGCTGACGCCGAGGGCCTGGGCCGGATGGGTGCTGGGGCTCGTCGGCGTGGCGTCCCTGGCGCGGATCATGGCGAGGCAGCTCTTCCTCGACGGAGACACGGAGGATCTGCTCCGGTGCGCCGACGGGGTGCGCGAGTGCCTGGCCGCGGGGCGCTGGGCGGGTTGCACCGAGGCCGGCAAATGGCCCCTGTTGCAATACGTGCCCGCGCTCCTGACGCGTCTGGCCGGGGGCTCGACGGAGGCGGCGGGGCAGGTGCTCTGCTACCTGAGCCTCGTCTCCTTCTTCGCGCTGCTCGCCATGACGTGGCGCACCTTGAGCGCGCGCTCGCGCCCGGTGGCGGTGGCGGCGGTGCTCGTGCTGGCCAGTGGACTGCTCTTCCACTACGCCACGCGCTCGTTCGGGGAGATGGGGGCCACCTTCGCGGCGGCGGCCTTCGCCGCGGCCTGGGTGAGCCGCCGGAGTCCGGGACTCGTGGCCACGCTGGCGTTCGTCCTCGGGCTCACCAAGGAGACGGCGTTCCCCTTCATCGCCCTGTTGGGGGCCACGTGCGTGGCGGTGCACCAGGTGCCGGGCCAGCCGTGGCGCGAGCTGCTGCGCGCCGAGCGCGGACGTCTGGTGGGCAGCGCCGCCGCCGTGGTGCTCAGCGGGGCGTTGTCGGCCGCGTTCAATCTCTTCCGCTTCGGCACTCCCTACAACGCGCGCTACCTGGAGGAAGCGGGGTGGGGTCCCTCCGTGCTGGTTCAACTGGAGCAGCTGGTCGCGTTGTGGGTGGCACCCAACGCGGGGCTCCTCTTCTTCTGGCCCTTCCTGGCGGTGCTGCTGGCCGCGCTCGCGATCGCGGTGACGCGGCGGGTGTGGCGCGGTGAAGCAGCGGCGGTCTCGGCGCTTCCCCTGGTGGGCGTGGTCGCGCTGGTGGGCCTGCTGTGCGTCCTGCTGTCGCGCTGGTGGGCCCCCTTCGGCTGGTGGGCCTGGGGCTCGCGCCTGGTGATTCCCTGGCTGCCCGCGGCCCTGCTCGTGCTGCTGTACGCGTATGCCGGGACGGCCGAGTCCCTGCTCCGCCCCCTCGTGGTCACGCCGATGAGGGCGGCCCTGCTGGCGCTCGTCCTGATGGTGGCCGCCATGCCCCACCTGGTGAGCATCTACCGATCCAACGAGCTGCTCAACGCGCTGTTCGTCGACCAGGGGATGTGCCCCGGGCCGGACTCGCCGGAAACCTCCGCGCTGTACTGGCGCTGCCTCCGGGCCGAGGCCTGGACCCACCCCTGGTCCCTGCTGCACGCGTACCGGATGATTCCCACGACGGACATGCCCAAGCGCGCGCTGTGGTATCCCGCCCTGCTGGCGCTCGGCTGCGTGTGGCTGCGGCGCTCGGCACGCGTCTCCTAGCGGAGACGGGGAGAGGACAGCAGCCGTCGTCTCCGCCGGTCCCACTGGCGCGGTTGGGTTCTGCTAGAGTCGGTGACTTCGGAGGTCTACGTCCTGGTCATCTGCCTGCCCCAACCCGGCGCCATGGTGGGCGCCTATCGCATCATCGAGAAGCTGGGCCGGGGAGGCTCGGGCCACGTCTACAAGGCGGAGCGGGGCGGGCGCTTCTACGCCATCAAGGTGCTCGACACCCTGGAGGAGGGCGGTTGGTCCCGGCGCGAGCTCGCGGCCATGCTGCGGCTGTCCCTGGACAACGTGGTGCGCTTCAAGTCGTTCGACCGGTGGCCGGACGCGGAGGTGGGCTACCCGTGCATCGTCATGGAGTTCGTCCCCGGCCCGTCGCTGGAGGACTGGGCGCGGCGCCTCAATCCCTCGGTCCGCGCCGTGCTGACCGTCTTCCACAAGGCGGTGATGGCGCTCGAGGACATCTTCGAGCTCGGGGTGCTGCACCGGGACATCAAGGCGTCCAACATCCTCATCCGGGAGCATGACGGCGAGCCGGTGTTGATCGACTTCGGCTTCAGCGCCGTGCGGGGAGACCCGATGCGGACGGTGCCGGGCATGCTGCCGCCGGGAACGCCGGAGTACCGCAGCCCCGAGGCCGTGCGCTTCGTCCGGGGCGAGTCCCGGGCGCTGACGTACACGTATGGCCTGTCCGACGAGCTGTGGGCGGCGGGGGTGCTGCTGTACTGGCTGCTCACGGACACGCTGCCCTTCGGCTCCCGGAACACGCCGGGGTTGAATGACCGCATCCGCCTGGAGACGCCCCTGGCGCCCCACGTGCTCAACCCCCGGGTTCCCGAGGCGGTCGGCCGGCTGTGTCTGCGCATGTTGGAGAAGGAGCCCCGGGCGCGGTTTCAAACCCACGAGGCGCTCCTCGTGGCGTTGGAGGAGCTGCTCGCGGGCTCCGAAGGGGAGGTGAGCTGGGACCAGCCATTGCTCGACCCCGAGCCGCCGCGGCTGGAAGGGGAGGGCGGCTCGGACCTGGAGGGGGACGAGAGCGGGTTTCCGGGGAGGGCGCCCAGGCGCCGGCGGGGGCAGGGGACGTGGGAGGAGCGTTCCGGGCCCGGGGTGGCTCCGGCTGGGGAGCAGCGCGTGCCGGGCGGGAAGAAGACGCCTCCATGGACGTGGGGGTGGATGCTGCTGGGACTCGTGCTCGCGGTCTGCGCCGTGGCGCTCTGGCATCGAGCGAGCTCCCCACCTGTCACGTCCACCCAGGGTAGGGAAACGGAACAGGCCATGTTTGTCCATGAAATGGCGCGGGCGGGGGAGCCATCCCAAGCTCAACCGGACGCGGCGCCTGACAGGGCACAACCCCCCGCGTCATCCCAGACACCCATGTCCCATTCCGCCGATGTGAATCAGACCCCGTCCCGGCAGTCCACTCCTCCCCGCGGTGAGGTGGGGCGTTCCTGCTGGAAGACGGTCGCCCTGGGCGCCCTGGCCGGTGCGGTGCTCGAAGGCTGCACGGGCGCGACGGCGCCCCAGGTGCGCCCCTCGCCCCCGCCCGTCATCGAGTGCCCCGCTGGCTGGAAGGAAACCCATGAGCTGTTTGGACTGCGCCGCATGGACATCGAGGTCGTGCAAGTGGGGACGGATGGGGAGATGGGGATGACCGCCGAGGTGAAGGAGGGCCCCGTGACCGTGATGTTGGGCGAACGTTGGGCGCGGATGCCGCGAGGCACTGTCTTCACCGGGACCTTCAAGTTTGGGGAGAACAGGTTTGGAGAATTCCGAATCTTCGGCCGCTTCGATCATGCCCAGACGCAAGAGGGGCGGCGCTACCCGATCTGCGTTCAAGCCTTGCTCTACGGGCCAGCCGATTATTGTGAGCGTCCGGGAATTGGCCTCTGCCCGGCGGACGGAAGTACGCCACCGGGCCATGTGCGGCTCTGGCAGCGCTTCACCGTGGGGACGACGAAGAACTTCGGGGAAGAGTGATGACCCGCGGCGTCCTCCTGGCGCTGGTCTTGCTCTCGGGGCGCGTGCGAGCCGCCGCACCGGAGGGGGTTGCCGACTGCGCCGCGTCCTCTCGGGTAGACCTGGGGGAGGCCTCTACCCGAGCCGTGCACCAAGTGTGTGTCAGCCCGGCTCAGCCGACCACC
This region includes:
- a CDS encoding (2Fe-2S)-binding protein, with amino-acid sequence MKTPETPDTPDASAEPKADLPLSRREFTVGTLAVAVSAGGVSALGTACTAPDRPVNNPRTTTRLLVNGTTTELELDPRSSLLDVLREQLQLTGAKKGCDHGQCGACTVHLGGRRVASCLTVAVQADEQELTTIEGLSPKDGPLHPMQQAFIDHDALQCGYCTPGQIMAAVACVREGHATSPEQIREYMSGNLCRCGAYAGILAAIQQAAPKMGGT
- a CDS encoding FAD binding domain-containing protein, which translates into the protein MQRFTYVRPSTPAEAIRAMADGGPGTRFLAGGTTLFDLMKLGAEAPRTLIDVSRLDMLARVDTSGSHELVFGALARMSDVAADLRLREDYPALSESLAKAASQQLRNMARVGPNLLQRTRCAYFRGGEVFPCNKRAPGSGCAAREGLDRGHAILGASDACSAVYPGDWAIALLAFDAVVDTLSPRGERSIPLRELHREPGSTPDIETVLAPDELLVRIRVPTSRAGRGSTYHKIRDRESYAFALTSAAVAVRLEGGVVTEARVALGGVATRPWRSPEAENVLLGQLLTEDVARRAGQAAFAAAKPGRQNAFKVELGARTVTDALLIARRRAEPS
- a CDS encoding serine/threonine-protein kinase, whose product is MTSEVYVLVICLPQPGAMVGAYRIIEKLGRGGSGHVYKAERGGRFYAIKVLDTLEEGGWSRRELAAMLRLSLDNVVRFKSFDRWPDAEVGYPCIVMEFVPGPSLEDWARRLNPSVRAVLTVFHKAVMALEDIFELGVLHRDIKASNILIREHDGEPVLIDFGFSAVRGDPMRTVPGMLPPGTPEYRSPEAVRFVRGESRALTYTYGLSDELWAAGVLLYWLLTDTLPFGSRNTPGLNDRIRLETPLAPHVLNPRVPEAVGRLCLRMLEKEPRARFQTHEALLVALEELLAGSEGEVSWDQPLLDPEPPRLEGEGGSDLEGDESGFPGRAPRRRRGQGTWEERSGPGVAPAGEQRVPGGKKTPPWTWGWMLLGLVLAVCAVALWHRASSPPVTSTQGRETEQAMFVHEMARAGEPSQAQPDAAPDRAQPPASSQTPMSHSADVNQTPSRQSTPPRGEVGRSCWKTVALGALAGAVLEGCTGATAPQVRPSPPPVIECPAGWKETHELFGLRRMDIEVVQVGTDGEMGMTAEVKEGPVTVMLGERWARMPRGTVFTGTFKFGENRFGEFRIFGRFDHAQTQEGRRYPICVQALLYGPADYCERPGIGLCPADGSTPPGHVRLWQRFTVGTTKNFGEE
- a CDS encoding DUF819 family protein gives rise to the protein MIGPLQVLALVGFPALALLAARHVKQVAWVGPVVVCYAFGILLGNVPGVVLSERLSLSVSEAAVPLAIPLLLFSTDVRRWWRLARSTLLSFVLACASAMAGSALVGLLVRERSDEWWKMSGMLVGVYTGGTANMNAIGLALRVREETLILLNTADIVVGAVYLLFLVTVAQRLALKFLPPFPRATGWDDAPEQGRAELCPRRQVGGMVLALLLAAALVGLSVGASQVVMGGLEPPLVLLVLTSLSLAASFLPAVRHLPSYALGDYALLVFCVAVGTLADASRLGEASLFVFAFCAAVVGVSVGLHFALAALFRIDADTALITSTATIFGPPFIGPVARALRNRELVVSGLTTGLMGYAVGTYLGLAVAWLLRP
- a CDS encoding pyridoxal phosphate-dependent decarboxylase family protein, translated to MSKSAHLASQGMSHQDVLARMRAMRTDDARWQEGRTWSLVYNAGEELRRVAAEAYTEFMSENGLSPLAFPSLRRFEAEVLTIAAELFHGDTAAGTMTSGGTESILMAIKTARDFARAERGITEPEMVLPASVHPAFQKAAHYFGVKALNIPVGADLRADVEAMRAAIGPRTVLVVGSAPSYPHGVVDPISELAALAQEKGVLFHVDACLGGFLLPFARRLGHAIPEFDFAVPGVTSISADLHKYGYAAKGASVVLYRTPELRRYQFFTFAGWSGGLYASPSMAGTRPGGAIAAAWAVLKYLGEEGYLRLSRQVLDTSRALREGIAAVPGLKLLGDPSLSIFAFSSDSLDVYALGDAMEARGWKLDRQMSPPALHLMVTPAHAAVVQPFLADLRACAALLASGAPAPDGSAAMYGMLGSIPDRAQAEGFLLQFMDGLYSAE